A region from the Plutella xylostella chromosome 8, ilPluXylo3.1, whole genome shotgun sequence genome encodes:
- the LOC105393377 gene encoding uncharacterized protein LOC105393377 isoform X2 has translation MEQLDSEYNKRKLVACRDEAGVGLLHKAVYYDHQDIVEWLVHNYPQLVHQRDSLGRTPLHYACWERHETAAAAALAGAGAARGARDAAGAPPGRARTRPPLPTVSDMARDNHRPYKGLVIKRHNIRIWCHECDMARLQRAVWEGHGGRLLTEVSNQPTVRKFLEAVPYIMNTIREIHSAVVHNKLEELMKHAGDPVPPQALSSRDVNHMTVMHKAAGLGHVAILKYLTDRYPQGINDTDDEGRTPLHYAAAVRDDQHTYNTLVGLGADETVVDNKNKTPAYYLNKQQEIDKHLLKTIPDAPRTASSSYPPSWDWKLLDAEVITELHKKSRRKPKASHENGSSTNNTISESTRETRMGGMKNSSTHELIKGLPELDDFKKSQEDVSHTKEPDIDEETNQTETNDVAPPENSEPVEENGEVSAVDDIQENNVQEADATETENEKEDKEAENIENNDIESKVDDEADKPTEEGTETEDVDQDEVNDNNGDDVDETQTNNNEDENKDHDEETNHGEENVNKINETEGNEIEDGQEGIPQEEATDDGDEVKENGSIDETENNEDMKEENKDGKNVTEPEEDPDTVVNEGNSKEDDDDVQVQGDTSSEYSDSNLRSTAEASDTASAKRGNETNGRNIQENLIEGIVSAEAEMDSQDASVNEREESIEGEVLVVDNEIDPEVTELINSANMEMLAALVLNGEGLRLVGRQSRNLELQAFLNNVPTYMKKINKVHIAAREGNIRDLQAALDRRKFAIARDSASPNGATPLHVATVFGKTNIMKYLGGRFPETLSAVDFEGRSALHYAAVLPDNGHYYMLLQQLGANSKDLDDNGRSAEDYHNDPSLLPFDSLVSDFGISEETVQDMLSDKGTEHAANGRMDIPIFKTDEGRYLAQSLGDPLIKGLTEVANVKPKDPVAFLASFLHNFPEQEKPRLGTEESNVLMMDVSAEVDNEQPPPAPPEPAARTRTATLAPAPIDVITVEPQPEHNADAPEVAFSSANRDEHGQSMLHFAAARTHTKNALFELLQESDINLGYRDELYRTARDVSLQANVPENTAEIDRWIMHLAARGNTEKIMELFLEGYDHILDVVDAEGAAVAEVVAQRADADMASLLASIPAFEDSRESLHGAIRRDDLSTVQQMVSAQGGRTLARSKNSFGRTALHVAVLAQNEEIVNYLAQQFPELLRIGDNLERTPLHYAMGVDKIESLSRVLIKAGSKRVLKDLKGRQPSYYFMNKSDILRLKEEEEVY, from the exons ATG GAACAACTCGACTCAGAGTACAACAAACGCAAGCTGGTGGCGTGCCGCGACGAGGCCGGGGTGGGCTTACTGCACAAAGCGGTGTACTACGACCACCAAGACATCGTCGAGTGGCTCGTACACAACTACCCGCAACTAGTGCATCAAAGGGATTCG CTAGGCCGCACACCTCTCCACTACGCGTGCTGGGAgcggcacgagacggcggcggcggcggcgctggcgggcgcgggggcggcgcggggcgcgcgggacGCGGCGGGGGCGCCCCCGGGCCGGGCGCGCACTCGCCCGCCGCTACCCACCGTAAGCGACATGGCGCGCGACAACCACAGGCCCTATAAAG GGCTGGTGATCAAGCGCCACAACATCCGCATCTGGTGCCATGAGTGCGACATGGCGCGGCTGCAGCGAGCCGTGTGGGAGGGCCACGGCGGCCGCCTGCTCACCGAGGTGTCCAACCAGCCCACCGTCAGGAAGTTCCTGGAGGCCGTGCCGTATATCATG AACACGATCCGTGAGATCCACTCGGCGGTGGTGCACAACAAGCTGGAGGAGCTCATGAAGCATGCAGGGGACCCGGTGCCGCCGCAGGCGCTGTCCAGTCGCGACGTCAACCACATGACTGTCATGCATAAG GCGGCGGGTCTGGGTCACGTGGCGATCCTCAAGTACCTGACGGACCGGTACCCTCAAGGCATCAACGACACTGACGACGAGGGCCGCACGCCGCTGCACTACGCCGCCGCGGTCCGCGATGACCAGCACACCTATAATACCCTGGTCGGGTTGGGCGCCGATGAAACTGTTGTCGATAAT aaaaacaaaacaccaGCATACTATCTAAATAAGCAACAGGAAATAGATAAGCATCTTTTGAAGACCATCCCTGATGCTCCACGCACGGCGTCTAGCTCCTACCCACCTTCATGGGATTGGAAGCTCCTAGACGCCGAAGTCATTACAGAATTACATAAAAAGTCCAGGAGGAAACCGAAAGCATCTCATGAGAATGGATCTTCTACCAACAACACTATATCTGAAAGCACTAGGGAGACTCGCATGGGTGGTATGAAAAATAGTAGCACGCACGAACTCATCAAAGGTTTGCCTGAACTAGATGACTTTAAAAAATCACAAGAAGATGTTTCACACACTAAG GAACCAGACATAGACGAAGAAACCAACCAAACTGAAACTAATGATGTGGCACCTCCTGAAAATAGTGAACCAGTGGAAGAAAATGGTGAAGTATCAGCCGTGGATGATATTCAGGAAAATAATGTTCAAGAAGCTGATGCTACTGAAACGGAGAACGAAAAAGAGGATAAAGAAGccgaaaatattgaaaataatgatattGAGTCCAAGGTTGATGATGAGGCTGATAAACCAACAGAAGAAGGTACTGAAACAGAAGATGTGGACCAAGATGAAGTCAATGATAATAATGGTGACGATGTTGATGAAACCCAAACCAATAATAATGAAGATGAAAATAAAGATCACGATGAAGAAACTAATCATGGTGaagaaaatgtaaataaaattaatgagaCTGAAGGAAACGAAATTGAAGATGGCCAAGAAGGTATCCCTCAGGAAGAAGCCACCGATGATGGTGATGAGGTGAAAGAAAATGGATCAATTGATGAAACTGAAAACAACGAAGATatgaaagaagaaaataaagaCGGAAAAAATGTAACTGAACCAGAGGAGGATCCAGACACAGTTGTGAACGAAGGTAATAGCAAggaagatgatgatgacgtgCAAGTACAGGGAGATACATCTTCAGAATATAGCGACTCTAATCTAAGAAGTACAGCGGAAGCATCGGACACAGCCAGTGCCAAGAGAG GAAACGAGACCAACGGCCGTAATATACAAGAAAATCTAATAGAAGGTATTGTAAGTGCTGAAGCTGAAATGGACTCGCAAGACGCTAGTGTGAATGAGAGAGAGGAGTCCATAGAGGGGGAAGTGCTCGTTGTC GATAATGAGATTGACCCTGAGGTGACAGAACTGATAAATAGTGCAAATATGGAAATGTTGGCTGCACTAGTGCTGAATGGTGAAGGGCTAAGATTAGTGGGAAGACAGTCAAGAAATCTCGAATTACAAGCATTTCTAAATAACGTGCCAACGTATATG AAAAAGATTAACAAAGTGCATATAGCAGCACGGGAAGGAAACATTAGAGATCTACAAGCGGCTTTGGACCGACGAAAATTTGCAATAGCGAGAGATTCTGCCTCTCCCAATGGTGCTACTCCTCTTCATGTAGCCACCGTGTTCGGAAAAACTAACATCATGAAGTACCTAGGAGGAAG GTTCCCTGAAACACTGTCAGCTGTTGATTTTGAAGGACGTAGTGCTCTACATTATGCAGCAGTGTTACCAGATAATGGACATTATTATATGTTGTTGCAACAACTTGGTGCCAATTCGAAGGATTTAGACGAT AATGGACGATCTGCTGAAGATTATCATAACGATCCGAGTTTACTACCGTTCGATTCACTTGTATCAGATTTTGGAATAAGTGAGGAAACAGTACAAGACATGCTATCGGATAAAG GAACCGAGCACGCTGCCAACGGCCGTATGGACATTCCCATCTTCAAAACGGACGAAGGCAGATATCTAGCCCAGT CTCTCGGGGATCCTTTGATCAAAGGTCTAACCGAAGTGGCGAACGTTAAACCGAAAGACCCTGTTGCGTTTCTCGCGAGTTTCCTGCACAATTTTCCTGAACAAGAAAAGCCGCGATTAGGTACGGAG GAGTCCAACGTGCTGATGATGGACGTGTCGGCCGAGGTGGACAACGAgcagccgccgcccgcgccgccggaGCCCGCGGCCCGCACGCGCACAGCCACGCTGGCCCCCGCGCCCATCGACGTCATCACCGTCGAGCCACAACCTGAGCACAACGCTGACGCACCTGAGGTTGCCTTCAGCAGTGCCAATAGG GACGAGCACGGCCAGTCGATGCTGCACTTCGCAGCGGCGCGGACGCACACCAAGAACGCCCTATTCGAGCTGCTGCAAGAGTCGGACATCAACCTCGGCTACAGAGACGAGTTGTACCGGACGGCGCGAGACGTGTCGCTGCAGGCTAATGTGCCGGAGAATACCGCGGAGATAGACCGCTGGATCATGCATCTTGCGGCGAGAG GAAACACGGAGAAGATCATGGAGCTGTTCCTCGAGGGCTACGACCACATCCTGGACGTGGTGGACGCCGAGGGCGCCGCCGTCGCCGAGGTGGTCGCGCAGCGCGCCGACGCCGACATGGCCAGCCTGCTCGCCTCCATACCCGCTTTTGAA GACTCCCGCGAATCCCTCCACGGCGCCATCCGGCGCGACGACCTGTCAACGGTCCAGCAGATGGTCTCCGCCCAAGGAGGCCGCACGCTCGCTCGCAGCAAGAACTCCTTCGGTCGCACCGCCCTGCATGTGGCTGTGCTGGCGCAGAACGAGGAGATCGTCAACTACCTGGCACAGCAGTTCCCGGAACTGCTCCGGATTGGGGACAAC TTAGAGCGGACGCCTCTGCACTACGCAATGGGAGTAGACAAGATAGAGTCATTGAGCAGGGTGCTAATCAAGGCGGGATCCAAGCGAGTGCTCAAAGACCTCAAGGGCCGGCAACCTTCGTATTACTTCATGAACAAATCTGACATACTACGGCTGAAGGAAGAGGAGGAAGTGTACTGA
- the LOC105393377 gene encoding uncharacterized protein LOC105393377 isoform X4: protein MEQLDSEYNKRKLVACRDEAGVGLLHKAVYYDHQDIVEWLVHNYPQLVHQRDSLGRTPLHYACWERHETAAAAALAGAGAARGARDAAGAPPGRARTRPPLPTVSDMARDNHRPYKGLVIKRHNIRIWCHECDMARLQRAVWEGHGGRLLTEVSNQPTVRKFLEAVPYIMNTIREIHSAVVHNKLEELMKHAGDPVPPQALSSRDVNHMTVMHKAAGLGHVAILKYLTDRYPQGINDTDDEGRTPLHYAAAVRDDQHTYNTLVGLGADETVVDNKNKTPAYYLNKQQEIDKHLLKTIPDAPRTASSSYPPSWDWKLLDAEVITELHKKSRRKPKASHENGSSTNNTISESTRETRMGGMKNSSTHELIKGLPELDDFKKSQEDVSHTKEPDIDEETNQTETNDVAPPENSEPVEENGEVSAVDDIQENNVQEADATETENEKEDKEAENIENNDIESKVDDEADKPTEEGTETEDVDQDEVNDNNGDDVDETQTNNNEDENKDHDEETNHGEENVNKINETEGNEIEDGQEGIPQEEATDDGDEVKENGSIDETENNEDMKEENKDGKNVTEPEEDPDTVVNEGNSKEDDDDVQVQGDTSSEYSDSNLRSTAEASDTASAKRGNETNGRNIQENLIEGIVSAEAEMDSQDASVNEREESIEGEVLVVDNEIDPEVTELINSANMEMLAALVLNGEGLRLVGRQSRNLELQAFLNNVPTYMKKINKVHIAAREGNIRDLQAALDRRKFAIARDSASPNGATPLHVATVFGKTNIMKYLGGRFPETLSAVDFEGRSALHYAAVLPDNGHYYMLLQQLGANSKDLDDNGRSAEDYHNDPSLLPFDSLVSDFGISEETVQDMLSDKVPEDRVSSRRFLDIPEALDTLERCYRLLSSARPSRTPLSASSNRATPPLFLGRFLKRPTFDLIKYRITRLDHDLFDVIWPAVKKLPENRNIIQTVEEDFPGGITAPDYYVYSVFHEFLIPLIKDLHNMNVHCELLPHPQSNFERPLTSSTSTDPLIELNIDRNDDFVLSGSMECMRNISGYELPLNLTIGQLEDIERIITNVLMQDEFTKISQLTNPDSEPEPELKGGNYYTLNEVLEKPSEICAFLASAGLLVALCEKEEIDDSLRLHGRYWPYGRGVFVSDDKTLAVWINVHDHLRVLTSTPQETPGEIGLPFSRLANIMSYLHKHLSFIWDEYLGHLSSRPNYLGAGIHFNLIINFPGLSKDADNMKHLCAMRGLQYRETLSADIARVSNYQCLSVTESNCFNDFSTAVSNLLHLERDLTLSSNSAHIATMLSNIFKRKRSSIVDLESPGRTSNK from the exons ATG GAACAACTCGACTCAGAGTACAACAAACGCAAGCTGGTGGCGTGCCGCGACGAGGCCGGGGTGGGCTTACTGCACAAAGCGGTGTACTACGACCACCAAGACATCGTCGAGTGGCTCGTACACAACTACCCGCAACTAGTGCATCAAAGGGATTCG CTAGGCCGCACACCTCTCCACTACGCGTGCTGGGAgcggcacgagacggcggcggcggcggcgctggcgggcgcgggggcggcgcggggcgcgcgggacGCGGCGGGGGCGCCCCCGGGCCGGGCGCGCACTCGCCCGCCGCTACCCACCGTAAGCGACATGGCGCGCGACAACCACAGGCCCTATAAAG GGCTGGTGATCAAGCGCCACAACATCCGCATCTGGTGCCATGAGTGCGACATGGCGCGGCTGCAGCGAGCCGTGTGGGAGGGCCACGGCGGCCGCCTGCTCACCGAGGTGTCCAACCAGCCCACCGTCAGGAAGTTCCTGGAGGCCGTGCCGTATATCATG AACACGATCCGTGAGATCCACTCGGCGGTGGTGCACAACAAGCTGGAGGAGCTCATGAAGCATGCAGGGGACCCGGTGCCGCCGCAGGCGCTGTCCAGTCGCGACGTCAACCACATGACTGTCATGCATAAG GCGGCGGGTCTGGGTCACGTGGCGATCCTCAAGTACCTGACGGACCGGTACCCTCAAGGCATCAACGACACTGACGACGAGGGCCGCACGCCGCTGCACTACGCCGCCGCGGTCCGCGATGACCAGCACACCTATAATACCCTGGTCGGGTTGGGCGCCGATGAAACTGTTGTCGATAAT aaaaacaaaacaccaGCATACTATCTAAATAAGCAACAGGAAATAGATAAGCATCTTTTGAAGACCATCCCTGATGCTCCACGCACGGCGTCTAGCTCCTACCCACCTTCATGGGATTGGAAGCTCCTAGACGCCGAAGTCATTACAGAATTACATAAAAAGTCCAGGAGGAAACCGAAAGCATCTCATGAGAATGGATCTTCTACCAACAACACTATATCTGAAAGCACTAGGGAGACTCGCATGGGTGGTATGAAAAATAGTAGCACGCACGAACTCATCAAAGGTTTGCCTGAACTAGATGACTTTAAAAAATCACAAGAAGATGTTTCACACACTAAG GAACCAGACATAGACGAAGAAACCAACCAAACTGAAACTAATGATGTGGCACCTCCTGAAAATAGTGAACCAGTGGAAGAAAATGGTGAAGTATCAGCCGTGGATGATATTCAGGAAAATAATGTTCAAGAAGCTGATGCTACTGAAACGGAGAACGAAAAAGAGGATAAAGAAGccgaaaatattgaaaataatgatattGAGTCCAAGGTTGATGATGAGGCTGATAAACCAACAGAAGAAGGTACTGAAACAGAAGATGTGGACCAAGATGAAGTCAATGATAATAATGGTGACGATGTTGATGAAACCCAAACCAATAATAATGAAGATGAAAATAAAGATCACGATGAAGAAACTAATCATGGTGaagaaaatgtaaataaaattaatgagaCTGAAGGAAACGAAATTGAAGATGGCCAAGAAGGTATCCCTCAGGAAGAAGCCACCGATGATGGTGATGAGGTGAAAGAAAATGGATCAATTGATGAAACTGAAAACAACGAAGATatgaaagaagaaaataaagaCGGAAAAAATGTAACTGAACCAGAGGAGGATCCAGACACAGTTGTGAACGAAGGTAATAGCAAggaagatgatgatgacgtgCAAGTACAGGGAGATACATCTTCAGAATATAGCGACTCTAATCTAAGAAGTACAGCGGAAGCATCGGACACAGCCAGTGCCAAGAGAG GAAACGAGACCAACGGCCGTAATATACAAGAAAATCTAATAGAAGGTATTGTAAGTGCTGAAGCTGAAATGGACTCGCAAGACGCTAGTGTGAATGAGAGAGAGGAGTCCATAGAGGGGGAAGTGCTCGTTGTC GATAATGAGATTGACCCTGAGGTGACAGAACTGATAAATAGTGCAAATATGGAAATGTTGGCTGCACTAGTGCTGAATGGTGAAGGGCTAAGATTAGTGGGAAGACAGTCAAGAAATCTCGAATTACAAGCATTTCTAAATAACGTGCCAACGTATATG AAAAAGATTAACAAAGTGCATATAGCAGCACGGGAAGGAAACATTAGAGATCTACAAGCGGCTTTGGACCGACGAAAATTTGCAATAGCGAGAGATTCTGCCTCTCCCAATGGTGCTACTCCTCTTCATGTAGCCACCGTGTTCGGAAAAACTAACATCATGAAGTACCTAGGAGGAAG GTTCCCTGAAACACTGTCAGCTGTTGATTTTGAAGGACGTAGTGCTCTACATTATGCAGCAGTGTTACCAGATAATGGACATTATTATATGTTGTTGCAACAACTTGGTGCCAATTCGAAGGATTTAGACGAT AATGGACGATCTGCTGAAGATTATCATAACGATCCGAGTTTACTACCGTTCGATTCACTTGTATCAGATTTTGGAATAAGTGAGGAAACAGTACAAGACATGCTATCGGATAAAG TTCCTGAGGATCGTGTTTCTTCTCGGCGATTTTTGGACATACCTGAAGCTTTGGATACGTTGGAACGCTGCTACCGCCTCCTCTCTTCAGCTCGACCGTCCAGAACTCCCTTATCCGCATCATCCAACAGAGCAACTCCTCCTCTGTTTCTAGGGAGGTTCCTTAAAAGGCCAACATTTGATCTAATTAAATACAGAATTACTAGACTCGATCACGACCTCTTTGACGTTATCTGGCCTGCAGTCAAAAAGCTACCAGAGAACCGAAACATTATACAAACTGTCGAAGAAGATTTTCCAGGAGGAATAACTGCTCCTGACTATTATGTATATTCCGTATTTCATGAATTTCTAATACCACTCATAAAAGATCTCCACAATATGAATGTACACTGTGAGTTGCTGCCGCATCCACAGTCGAATTTTGAGAGACCTTTAACCTCTTCCACGTCAACAGATCCTTTGATTGAATTAAATATCGATCGAaatgatgattttgttttatccgGGTCGATGGAATGTATGAGAAATATCAGTGGCTACGAATTaccattaaatttaactattgGCCAGCTTGAAGATATTGAAAGAATTATAACGAATGTCTTAATGCAAGATGAATTCACTAAAATCAGTCAGCTAACTAATCCAGATTCAGAACCAGAACCAGAACTGAAAGGAGGCAATTACTATACATTAAATGAGGTTTTAGAAAAACCATCAGAAATATGTGCTTTTCTAGCATCGGCGGGTTTGCTAGTGGCACTATGTGAGAAAGAGGAAATTGATGATTCTCTTCGTTTGCACGGCAGGTACTGGCCATATGGACGTGGAGTGTTTGTAAGCGACGACAAAACCCTAGCTGTATGGATCAATGTTCATGATCATCTCAGAGTGCTAACCTCCACTCCACAAGAAACCCCTGGAGAAATAGGACTCCCATTCAGTCGACTAGCAAACATTATGAGTTATCTTCATAAGCATTTGTCTTTTATCTGGGACGAGTACTTGGGGCATTTATCCAGCAGACCAAATTACCTTGGTGCTGGTATTCATTTCaatctaataataaatttccCGGGTCTATCCAAGGATGCAGACAACATGAAACATCTCTGCGCCATGCGAGGTCTTCAGTACCGAGAAACTTTGAGTGCTGACATCGCCAGAGTCAGCAATTATCAGTGCCTCAGCGTCACTGAATCGAACTGCTTCAATGATTTCTCCACAGCCGTTTCCAATCTGCTGCATCTCGAGAGGGATCTCACACTGTCCTCCAACTCGGCCCACATAGCGACAATGCTTTCGAACATATTTAAAAGAAAGAGAAGTAGTATTGTAGATTTAGAAAGTCCTGGCAGAACaagcaataaataa